One genomic window of Gossypium hirsutum isolate 1008001.06 chromosome D11, Gossypium_hirsutum_v2.1, whole genome shotgun sequence includes the following:
- the LOC107953534 gene encoding putative disease resistance protein At3g15700, with protein sequence MAALEDDNVNVIGVYGMGGVGKTTLVREAARQVKEKKLFDEVVFVAVTQTPNMVNIQDEIAEKLGLKIKERRVDVRAARLHDRLKKIINVLIILDDIWVTLDLEALGIPSIDDHKGCKILMTSRRQEVLKSMGSQKVLPIELLEEDEAWKLFKNVAGPIVERSDLQPTAEKVAPKCARLPIAIATVAKALKHKENLYEWEDALERELSGDVHSAIKMS encoded by the coding sequence ATGGCGGCATTGGAAGATGATAATGTCAACGTAATAGGAGTGTACGGGATGGGAGGTGTGGGCAAAACCACACTCGTCAGAGAGGCTGCCAGACAAGTCAAGGAGAAAAAGCTGTTTGATGAAGTGGTCTTCGTAGCTGTAACACAGACACCAAACATGGTGAACATTCAAGACGAGATTGCCGAGAAGTTAGGCctgaaaattaaggaaaggagaGTTGATGTACGAGCTGCCCGGCTACATGATAGACTAAAGAAAATCATCAATGTTCTTATCATCTTGGATGATATTTGGGTGACCCTGGATTTGGAGGCACTTGGAATTCCTTCTATAGACGACCACAAGGGATGCAAGATCTTGATGACTTCTAGGAGGCAAGAAGTATTGAAGTCGATGGGTTCTCAGAAAGTCCTTCCAATTGAACTACTGGAAGAAGATGAAGCATGGAAGCTGTTTAAGAACGTGGCTGGTCCTATAGTTGAAAGATCTGACCTGCAACCTACAGCAGAAAAAGTCGCCCCAAAATGTGCAAGATTGCCGATCGCTATTGCAACAGTTGCAAAGGCTTTGAAACATAAGGAGAATTTGTATGAATGGGAGGATGCTTTGGAAAGGGAGCTATCAGGTGATGTGCATTCAGCTATAAAGATGAGCTAG